A window of Rhododendron vialii isolate Sample 1 chromosome 13a, ASM3025357v1 contains these coding sequences:
- the LOC131313135 gene encoding ankyrin repeat-containing protein At5g02620-like isoform X3, which produces MEHDLCEAAIKGDTNSLDAIIRKDPLILYKVVAGCFSGTSPLHVATSNKKTPFVEKLLSLKPELAEVLDLQLRSALHLASAQGHAEIVKVLLEKGGLEMCLVRDRDGKNPLHIAAMKGKISALEELVRKCPEAARVRVDQNETILHLCVKHNQLESLKKLLEMIKGCDFVNAKDSAGNTILHLAILYEHFEIACHVLEMEKIEGKETNDVNATNECCTTTRKSLQKIKRHVLGKGTIEEKETIDVNATNASGHTAMDIFFLGSGNKEESVHDLLLEANAKQAKDLVGGDWLTNKRESLMVVASLIATMAFQAGVSPPGGVWQENSQDETNGYKAGEAVMAFNDKGSYLFFLRSNTIGFVASLSTILLLMSGLKFRNKAMMWILIVTMWLAITSMAITYAFSYVVFTPEMYRPSLINTIKIGVIVWSSVMALLLVKHTIGLVAFVATERSRKWKATKAIKRMNRLPA; this is translated from the exons ATGGAGCACGACCTCTGTGAAGCTGCAATTAAAGGGGACACCAATTCACTGGACGCCATAATCCGAAAAGATCCACTGATTCTATACAAAGTTGTGGCCGGATGTTTCAGTGGCACAAGTCCTCTCCATGTCGCCACATCAAACAAGAAAACACCCTTTGTGGAAAAACTACTGAGTCTCAAACCGGAACTAGCCGAAGTTCTAGATTTGCAGCTACGATCGGCCCTTCACTTGGCGTCGGCCCAAGGGCACGCCGAGATTGTGAAAGTTTTGTTAGAGAAGGGCGGCCTTGAGATGTGCCTGGTTCGAGATCGAGACGGTAAAAACCCACTCCATATTGCTGCCATGAAAGGCAAGATCAGTGCCTTGGAAGAGTTGGTTAGGAAGTGCCCAGAAGCGGCTCGAGTCAGGGTGGATCAAAACGAGACGATCTTGCACTTGTGTGTCAAGCACAACCAGTTGGAGAGCTTGAAGAAACTGTTGGAGATGATAAAAGGTTGCGATTTTGTCAACGCTAAGGATAGTGCTGGAAACACCATTTTGCATCTAGCTATTTTGTATGAACACTTCGAG ATCGCATGTCATGTCCTAGAGATGGAAAAAATAGAAGGGAAGGAAACAAACGATGTGAATGCGACAAATGAATGTtgcactacaacacgaaagtCATTGCAAAAG ATCAAGCGTCATGTGCTAGGGAAGGGAACAATAGAAGAGAAGGAAACAATAGATGTAAATGCAACAAATGCAAGTGGACACACAGCAATGGACATTTTCTTCCTTGGATCAGGTAACAAAGAAGAGAGTGTCCACGACTTACTTCTAGAAGCCAATGCGAAACAGGCGAAAGATCTCGTAGGTGGAGATTGGCTTACGAATAAAAGGGAGTCCTTAATGGTTGTGGCATCACTTATTGCGACAATGGCATTCCAAGCTGGGGTGAGCCCTCCTGGAGGCGTTTGGCAAGAGAACTCCCAAGATGAGACCAATGGTTACAAAGCTGGGGAAGCTGTAATGGCTTTTAATGATAAAGGTTCTTATCTGTTCTTCCTCCGCTCTAACACAATAGGATTCGTTGCATCATTGAGTACAATTTTGTTGCTCATGAGCGGATTAAAATTCAGGAACAAGGCTATGATGTGGATCCTTATAGTGACCATGTGGTTGGCAATCACATCAATGGCAATTACATATGCGTTTTCCTACGTTGTGTTTACTCCTGAAATGTACAGACCATCACTCATTAATACCATTAAAATTGGAGTTATAGTGTGGTCCAGTGTGATGGCTCTTCTTCTGGTGAAACACACAATCGGGTTGGTGGCATTTGTCGCGACAGAGAGAAGCAGAAAATGGAAGGCAACGAAGGCAATTAAAAGGATGAACAGGCTGCCTGCCTAG